From Candidatus Neomarinimicrobiota bacterium, one genomic window encodes:
- a CDS encoding MBL fold metallo-hydrolase — translation MKLTVLGSGVLIPFPKRGNSGYFLQTEKHCILIDGGSGTLRRMVDFGIDYKTIDTICYSHLHPDHTLDLVPLLFAYRHDPGLVKPKPLHIVAPVGFESYYDRLMELYGEWVLSDWIEISIQEISRGEVVLDDLLLRCGHTEHTDHSVTYRFERERGGSVFYSGDSDFSDELIDSAKGVDIMILECSFPDSLKRKGHLTPSECGRIATEAGCKRLVLTHLYPEILETDIISTMAQYYQGEVDLAYDGMEIKL, via the coding sequence GTGAAACTGACCGTACTCGGCTCCGGCGTCTTAATCCCATTTCCCAAAAGGGGCAACAGCGGTTACTTCCTCCAGACGGAGAAACATTGTATTCTCATTGACGGAGGCTCGGGCACGCTGCGGCGAATGGTCGATTTCGGCATTGACTATAAGACCATTGACACCATCTGCTACAGTCACTTGCATCCCGATCACACACTTGATCTCGTCCCGCTCCTTTTTGCCTATCGGCACGATCCCGGACTGGTAAAACCGAAGCCGCTCCACATTGTGGCGCCGGTCGGATTTGAAAGCTATTACGATAGGTTAATGGAGTTATATGGTGAGTGGGTTTTGAGTGACTGGATTGAGATTTCAATACAGGAAATATCGAGGGGAGAAGTTGTGCTAGATGATCTGCTGTTGAGATGCGGACATACAGAACACACAGACCATAGCGTTACCTATCGATTTGAGAGGGAGCGAGGGGGGTCTGTTTTCTATTCGGGTGATAGCGACTTCAGCGATGAGTTGATCGATAGCGCTAAAGGTGTGGATATCATGATCCTGGAGTGTTCATTTCCTGACAGCCTCAAGCGGAAGGGACATCTGACCCCGTCGGAATGCGGTCGAATAGCCACGGAAGCTGGCTGCAAACGTCTCGTATTGACCCATTTATATCCCGAAATCTTGGAAACAGATATCATTTCTACGATGGCACAATACTATCAGGGAGAAGTAGATTTAGCCTATGATGGGATGGAGATAAAACTGTAG
- the leuS gene encoding leucine--tRNA ligase, translating into MAKNYNHKTIEEKWQAFWEENKTFKAVEDLDKQKYYILDMFPYPSSHGLHVGHPLGYIATDIIARHKRMNGFNVLHPMGWDAFGLPAEQYALQTGTHPAETTARNIDNFRRQIKRLGLSYDWDREINTTDPGYYKWTQWIFLQLFNNGLAYEAEVPVNWCPELGTVLANEEVIEGKSERGGHPVYRVPMRQWMLKITDYAESLLAGLGDLDWPEGIKELQRNWIGRSEGTDVEFKLPSIGKSITVFTTRPDTLFGATYMVLSPEHPFVDQLTSDSKKEETQAYVKKAARKSDLARTDLEKEKTGVFLGTHAINPVNDEEIPIWISDYVLMTYGTGAIMAVPGQDQRDWDFADKYDLPIIRTVQPPDDFDGEAYLGDGPAINSDLLDGLYVEEAKTKIIGWLEENGKGRATIQYKLRDWLFSRQRYWGEPFPVIHVDGDPVPLSEDDLPLELPEVEDYQPAETGDPPLSNATDWVNVTFEGKEGKRETNTMPQWAGSCWYYLRFIDPHNDKVGWDFEKERYWMPVDLYIGGQEHAVLHLLYARFWHHVLHDLGYVSTKEPFKKLINQGMILGEDGSKMSKSKGNVINPDEILEEYGADAMRLFEMFMGPLEKSKPWSTSGIKGSYRFVKRVWSLFISGDGTLSDAIVNDAEIDDELNRLLHQTIKKVTNDINELKFNTAISQLMTLTNVMKSSQTLSRRLTETFVLLVSPFTPHMCEELWQKLGHTDSLSYHPWPEYDEELAQEELITIAVQINGKRRGEIEVAPGVDEESALRLALEQSNVKRYLDGKEIRKTILVQDRLLSIVV; encoded by the coding sequence ATGGCTAAGAATTACAATCATAAAACGATAGAAGAAAAATGGCAAGCCTTCTGGGAGGAAAACAAGACTTTCAAGGCTGTTGAGGATCTTGATAAGCAAAAGTACTATATCCTCGACATGTTTCCTTATCCATCGTCTCACGGTCTGCACGTAGGCCACCCCCTGGGCTATATTGCCACGGATATTATAGCGCGCCACAAGCGGATGAACGGATTCAATGTGCTCCACCCTATGGGGTGGGACGCCTTTGGACTTCCCGCCGAGCAATACGCCCTTCAAACGGGCACCCATCCTGCTGAAACCACAGCCAGGAATATTGACAATTTCCGGCGCCAGATAAAAAGGTTGGGACTCTCCTACGATTGGGACAGGGAAATCAATACAACCGATCCAGGCTATTACAAATGGACGCAGTGGATTTTCCTGCAACTATTTAACAATGGGCTGGCATACGAGGCAGAAGTGCCGGTGAACTGGTGCCCGGAACTGGGTACAGTCCTAGCTAATGAAGAGGTGATTGAAGGAAAGTCAGAGAGGGGAGGTCACCCAGTCTATCGCGTCCCCATGCGCCAGTGGATGCTGAAGATCACCGATTATGCTGAAAGTCTACTGGCGGGGCTGGGTGATCTGGATTGGCCCGAAGGGATAAAAGAGTTGCAGCGCAACTGGATCGGCCGTTCTGAGGGTACTGATGTGGAATTCAAGCTTCCGTCCATCGGTAAATCCATTACTGTCTTTACCACCAGGCCGGACACGCTTTTTGGCGCTACCTATATGGTTCTCTCCCCGGAACACCCCTTCGTCGACCAACTTACCAGCGACAGTAAGAAAGAGGAGACGCAAGCTTATGTCAAAAAAGCGGCTCGCAAAAGTGACCTTGCCAGAACAGATCTCGAGAAGGAAAAAACTGGTGTCTTCCTCGGAACACACGCCATAAATCCTGTCAATGACGAAGAGATACCCATCTGGATCTCAGATTACGTCCTTATGACTTACGGTACCGGTGCCATCATGGCTGTGCCGGGGCAAGATCAACGTGACTGGGATTTTGCCGATAAATACGATCTGCCGATCATTCGCACCGTGCAGCCGCCTGACGATTTTGACGGAGAAGCTTACCTGGGTGACGGTCCCGCCATCAACAGTGATCTATTGGACGGACTGTATGTGGAAGAAGCCAAGACAAAGATCATCGGATGGTTAGAGGAAAACGGAAAGGGTCGGGCCACTATTCAGTATAAACTCCGTGATTGGCTCTTCTCCCGCCAGCGTTACTGGGGAGAGCCGTTTCCGGTTATACATGTTGATGGCGATCCGGTGCCTCTCAGCGAAGACGATCTGCCGTTGGAACTCCCCGAGGTTGAAGATTATCAGCCGGCCGAAACCGGCGATCCGCCTCTTTCAAATGCCACCGATTGGGTCAATGTGACCTTCGAGGGAAAGGAGGGGAAGAGAGAGACTAACACGATGCCTCAATGGGCGGGGTCGTGCTGGTATTATCTGCGCTTCATAGATCCTCATAATGACAAAGTAGGGTGGGATTTCGAGAAAGAGCGCTATTGGATGCCGGTAGACTTGTATATCGGCGGCCAGGAGCACGCTGTCTTACATCTTCTATATGCCCGCTTCTGGCATCACGTGCTGCACGACCTCGGCTATGTTTCGACAAAAGAACCGTTCAAGAAACTGATTAATCAGGGCATGATTCTGGGTGAAGACGGCTCTAAAATGAGCAAGTCCAAAGGAAACGTCATTAATCCAGATGAAATCCTTGAGGAGTACGGGGCGGACGCTATGCGACTCTTCGAGATGTTCATGGGACCTCTTGAAAAATCAAAGCCGTGGAGTACTTCGGGTATCAAAGGGAGCTATCGGTTTGTGAAGAGGGTGTGGTCCCTGTTCATCAGTGGAGACGGTACGCTGAGCGATGCCATAGTGAATGATGCGGAAATAGATGACGAACTCAACAGACTCTTGCATCAGACAATCAAGAAGGTCACCAACGATATTAATGAACTGAAATTCAATACGGCTATTTCTCAGCTTATGACATTGACAAATGTGATGAAGTCAAGTCAAACACTATCCAGAAGACTAACAGAGACATTCGTTCTGCTTGTGAGCCCTTTCACGCCGCACATGTGCGAGGAGTTGTGGCAGAAGCTCGGTCACACCGATTCCTTGTCTTACCATCCCTGGCCGGAATATGATGAAGAACTGGCTCAGGAGGAGCTCATCACCATCGCGGTACAGATAAATGGGAAACGGCGTGGTGAAATCGAAGTAGCGCCCGGGGTGGATGAAGAATCAGCATTGAGATTGGCGCTAGAACAGTCCAATGTGAAACGATATCTGGATGGCAAGGAGATCAGAAAGACTATCTTAGTTCAGGATCGCTTGTTAAGTATTGTAGTGTAG
- a CDS encoding NAD-binding protein → MGFSKLGRIVILVLGTVLLGAAGFKVLGGKEWSLLDALYMAVITLSTVGFEEVHTLSDIQKIWTIVIISFGIGIVFYAFSQAAQFLLSFDLLRRRRMENKASHLKDHFIVCGYGRMGKVICGELIKQGQPFVIIENNMEKITKIAEESYIYVQGDATLDETLQKAGIQYAKGLVVVLNNDSDNLFVTMSARTLNPELFITSRCSVDSNAIKLHRAGADKAVNPYVAGGHRMAELLVAPYLEDSVEIRTPARNVDIGIEELKLDRIRRFDGITIKDAHLREEYGLLIVGIIGADDEVTLNPDPKSILRHSDTVMILGEKDKLRKFEEAEVEVD, encoded by the coding sequence ATGGGTTTCTCCAAGCTCGGAAGAATTGTAATTCTCGTCCTCGGGACTGTTCTACTGGGAGCCGCCGGTTTCAAGGTTCTCGGCGGGAAGGAGTGGTCACTCTTGGACGCGCTCTATATGGCTGTCATCACCCTTTCTACCGTCGGATTCGAGGAAGTTCACACACTGTCAGACATACAGAAGATATGGACGATTGTCATCATTTCATTTGGGATCGGGATTGTGTTTTACGCCTTCAGTCAAGCGGCTCAGTTCCTGCTAAGTTTTGATTTGCTAAGGAGAAGAAGAATGGAGAATAAAGCATCACACTTAAAGGATCACTTCATCGTCTGCGGCTACGGTAGAATGGGGAAAGTAATCTGCGGCGAACTGATAAAACAGGGGCAGCCGTTTGTGATTATTGAGAATAACATGGAAAAGATCACCAAGATTGCGGAGGAAAGCTATATCTACGTTCAGGGGGATGCAACTCTTGATGAAACTCTTCAAAAAGCGGGAATCCAATATGCGAAAGGTCTTGTGGTAGTATTGAACAACGATTCGGATAATCTCTTCGTGACCATGTCAGCAAGAACGCTGAATCCCGAGTTGTTTATTACCAGTCGTTGCAGCGTTGACTCAAATGCCATAAAACTACATCGTGCCGGCGCCGACAAGGCGGTAAATCCTTATGTTGCTGGCGGACACAGGATGGCTGAACTCCTAGTCGCGCCATATCTTGAAGATTCGGTTGAAATTCGTACCCCGGCGCGGAATGTAGACATCGGAATTGAAGAACTGAAACTGGACAGAATCCGGCGTTTCGATGGGATCACCATAAAGGATGCACATTTGAGGGAAGAATACGGTCTCCTAATTGTGGGAATAATCGGAGCTGACGATGAAGTCACACTTAATCCTGATCCAAAAAGTATTCTAAGGCACAGTGATACTGTCATGATTCTCGGAGAGAAAGATAAATTGCGGAAATTTGAAGAAGCTGAAGTAGAGGTAGATTAG